The Fibrobacter sp. DNA window ACTGCCATAGGAGACTTTGCGACAGTTCTTGAAACGGCCAAGGCTACGGGACGCGAAATCAATATGGCTGGAGGGGTTTGGAACGTAAGCGACAATTTTAGTGAAGGCGTTGTTCCTTGGAAGGTCGGTTTTGAACTAGTGGGCAATACGAATGAACTTTGGAAATTGACCTCCGAAAACGCACTCCCGCTAATCAATCTTGGAAACGTCGCTCACATACAAATAGAAGGCCATTCGCCGCGTTCTCTTACGGGTTTACGCATTGCAAACGGGTTTAACGTGAATAATGGCGGCGCGATAAACTCGTCAAGTCAAAAAATTGGCTTGAAAAACATCATTGTATCTTCGTCAAAGTCAAATAATAATGGCGGTGCTTTGTTTACGGCGGATACATTGAATCTCGAAAACACCCGTTTCTCGAACAATATGGCAAATGGTAAAGGCGGAGCCGTCGTCATTAATGGAAAGGCGAATGTGCTCAACGCCTTATTCTTGAACAATACATCTACATTGAATGGTGGTGCAATAGATTTGCAAAATGCGACAACGTATATCGGTAATGCCATATTCTACGGGAATCATGCCAGTCTTTCTGGCGGAGCTCTTTATAATGAAGGCGCTACCCTTAATATGTGGAATACGACCTTCTTTGCGAACTCGGCAAAAACAGCCAACGGCGCCTTGGGAGGAATTGCAAACGGAACAATTGGAAATAGCATATTCTGGAAGAATACTGTTTCAGGTTGCAATTCAGAAGATTGTTCTTCCGAAGTTGCAAGAGGCTATACGGCAACGAATTCTTCATTTGCAAATGCCTATGCGGGAACGAACATTCACATAGGAGACCCAAAATTTAGAGATGAAAGCAATCCAGCAGGAAACAATATATATATGAATTATGATGCAGGAATAAATCTTTCGTCAACATCTCCTTTGTTGAAATTCGGAACGCAAAACATCGATGTTCCTGAATTAGATATTCTTGGGGGAGAGCGTAAAGGGGATGAAGTACAAATAGGTGCGTATTCCTATATTATGACTATAGGCGAATACTATTTCGGTCGCTTAAAAAGCGATGAATCTGTTGAAATGGTTTTGCCAGCTATTCCAATTTTTAATGATATTCCGGATGGTTGGTTTAGGCAATGTGTTGCAAAAAGTAAACTAGCTCGAGTAATGAAAGTGTTGGTAGAGAAACACGATGTGACAAAGGTAAACTCAGCGACGGTTGCAGTTACTTTAATGAATAAAGATGGAGTAAAATATGAAAACGTTCGTACTGTAAATATTGTTTTCTATCGTAATGGAGAAGAAAATGGGAAGTATGTTTTTCAAACCATGACAAGCACAAAGGGAAAACCGATAATTTTCTCATACAATGACGTTAACGCACAGGAATATGACGATTCTATTGTTCTATGCATTAAGGACGCTGCAGATAAATTCCATTTAAAAATAGTAGATTATTGAGGCCACATATGAAATGGATTATTTTTCTCTTAATAGCATTCCTTGTATTAGGATGTAGTGAGTCTGACAAAGAAGTGGTGATAAATGTTTTACCATTTGGCGAAGTTCCTGACGATAATTATGAGGGTGAATATACTGACGGGTCTTTTGATATTAAACATAACCCACAAACAGGATCTATTGCACTATATCGGTCAAATTATGATGATATGAGTATTGCATTTAAAGAATCCATGGGTTATCCTTATGGCTTTGATCGCTCAACAGCGGGTGATATTTCACCTGAAAAAGATCGATTTGTATACATATCGACTAAAAATGGGGAAGATGCTTCTTTTATGCCAGTTTTATCAAAAAAACTGTTCAATGAATATCAACTTATAGAAGAAACTTCGTCATCCATTATCCCTCTCTTTGACGGTCAAACCGCTTATCTTCCTGCAGGAGATTATATTTTATATGGACATAATGGCATAAGGTGGGAAAATTTAGATAAACATATTAAGGTCATATCTTATACACCCAAACCAAAATACATCTATTACGTTCAACTAGATGGTGACGGTTGGAACACCGAAAATGACAAAAACAGTTTTACAATAGAACGTGTAACGCAGGCTTTCAATAAAGTATACAGGCAGGTTGTTCTAGAACCACATTTTATACCTCAAGACCCATCGTTTTATAATCAGCCAGATGTTAATTTAGATTTGTCGGCTCTTTTACAAATCAATATGGTAAATCGGAATAATCTAATTATTTCTTACGTGTATAAGCAAGCCGAAGAGATGGTTCTTTCACAGTTGGAAGGAAAAGACATAAAAAAAATAGACATAAATAGCATAATAGGTAGACATATTGTTGTTGCTATAAACAAAGCCTTGAAATTCTGGCCATTAAAGTCTGTATATGGTAATTCAGGAAATTTGATAGATTTGAAAAACAATTACAAATTCAATCCAGAAAATGAACCTAGTGGCACCACATACGCCATTCAATCCATTGGTGAATGCGAAGACGGAGTCGGAAAAAATGCTATTAATGTAACAATTAGAAAGAGCATAACAGAATATGGAGAAGAACAATTATTTGCATATCATAATGGGGAAAAAGTTACTTTTGGTCCATGCGATTATATTTTTACCACTAATGGTTTTCCTGTTATCCCCTATATAGATCCAGAAACTTTTGCTATAAGTTTCCCATTTAAAAAAGAGGGCTTCATCTTTGGATCTATTGTTTGGGTTCCTCGAGGCGGCGAAATGAATTTTGATGTAATGATGCATGAATTGGGACATTCTTTTGGACTAGCGGATGTATCAAGAAATGATGTGTATAATTCGGCTGTTTCGTCTACAGAAACAAATTTGATGTCATGGGTATTCCCTAATGGATATCGTCTTCGCTATAGAAATCAGCAAGTTGTTTATACGGGAGGGGATATCAACGATAATGAATCGCCTGTAGAAAATGTTTTCGAAAATCAATGGGCTTGCCTTCGAGATGAATGCGATTCTTACGATCGTTGGGATAATTCAAATCCAATTATGAAATATTGGTGCGGTCTTTTTGCGGAAAAATGTCTTTAAAAAAGGTGAATGCAAAAATGAAAACGATTCTTTGTATAGTATTTTTTTGTTGCTTCGCTATCGCAAGTGAATATGGCGTATTTGATGCCAATGGGAAAAAACTAACTACGGTAGATGTTTCTAACGCTGAAGAGATATTATTTATCAAAGTTAAGAATCCAACTTCTTTTTTTAAACAAAAAAAGAAAAATGTATATGGATTAAAAACCAATGGAATGCAAGCAGAATCCGAAAATGAATTGACCCTTCAATGGCCTGAAAATACCGATACTGTTTGGCTTGAAATTGAGAAAAATAGTAGAAAGAAAATTTGTTTTGAGAACTATCAAATTAAAAAATATCACACTGATTTGGCAAATGTGTTAATGAAAGACAACTGCATTTATTTTACGTCACCTTCTGAAATACGTACATATCAGTTGTTAATGATGGATTCTTATAATAACAGCAAAACAATTTTTTTTGCAGTCAATATGAAACATATGGTGTTTTCAAAAAAAAAGCAAAAAATTGGATTCAATGGCGGTGAATACTCTTTGAAAAATAATAGTGCTATTGATTCTGAATTGAATCGTATTTATCCAGATCCTGAAAGATTCATCGAAGTTGAGGGCGAATATTTAGTTGACAAATATCCTATTACAAATTGCGATTTTTTGAAGCAAATGAAAAAGAAAATGAATTTGTACGAAACATTTGAAAATGGGCAAAAAGAAAATATAACATCTTTTTGGAGAAATCGATTAGATAGAATGAATAAAGGCAAAATGATATGCGAAAGTAATGATTCGGCAGCCAATGTTATCTATCTTTATCAGGCTCTGATTTATGCTAACCAACGGAGTATTTCGGAAAAATTAGAACCATACTATATGTTTGAGAAAACCAATAAAAAAGAGTCGATATTATATTCCGATTCATCTTTTACCATTTCTAATTCAGAAAAAAAGAGTCTTGTAGAAGAATGGTTTAAAGTATCTATCAATCCGAAATCTAATGGATATCGTTTGCCATATTATGACGAATGGATGTTTCTAGCACGTGGTGGACAAAAAAAAGGAGAAGCTGTTTGGGGCGATTCTAGCGCAAAATTGGAAAAAGTTTTGAAATATGCTTGGTTTGGGGATAAGGCCTCGTACATAAATCATATGTCAAAACCTGTTGGTCTATTGAAGCCGAATGGTTATGGCCTTTATGATATTTTTGGCCTTGTAAATGAATTCGTTTTATTTCCAGGAAAGAACCCCTTTAAAAATCTCCACAATACACCATCTTGTTTGAAGGGTGGGGATTATAGAACACGGTTGAAGCACTCCTACAATGAAATATACATAGATCCATATTGGAAATGGATTAACTATGGTTATTCAGAAATAAATTTTGGCAATGCAATAGGTGGCTTTCGCTTGATGAGGAAAATAAAATGATATACCTTCTATTTCTTTTCTTCATTTCTATCTCGGTGCTGTCATGTTCTATAGACGATCCGGATGATAGCCCTCGTTTTACAAGAGTTTTTTTGAATAGCGAGGCGGAACAAGATTCATTTTTGTTTGACACGCTATCCAAAATCAATATCGGGAAATACGGTTACGCTTCCTTTTTAAATCCTAACTCAAATCTAGGCTTGGATACGGTGACAATACCATTGGATGGAGGTTTTTCAAATTGTACTGTTTATCCTAATTTTTTTTCTTGTCATTCCCATAGTAAAAGATGTCCCTCAGAACCGCGTTCTTCGGACACAGTCTTTATCAATTATGGCGAATCAAAATTGACGGATTACCTGCCCTATCGAAAAATTCCAGAACTTGATACGCTAAGAATCAAGAAATTATTTACGACGGCAAATGTTGATGAAGGTATAGAGCTTTCGGATACGATTGAATCAAATTACAAATTCTCTCAGAACGGGCTCCCCTCGGGTGTAGATTTTTATAACGTTCGTACCGCTGACAGAGCCAAAATTCAGGGTCCTTACACACCCGACAATTGCGCCATCCGTGTTTCATATCCCAGTTTGTCAGTATACGCCTATCAATTGCAAAAAAAGAACAATTCAGCGGTTGTTCCCAAGGATACGACAATCACCTGGACATTGATTTACACGGATCAATACGGTCGTGGCGATTCCCTTGAAGTGAAAACTAAGTTCCGCTAAAGTCTGCAAAGGGCGCTTTTCACAAACTGCTGGCTGGCCGCAAGCCGGCCGTTTTTTATAGCGCGCCGAAGAATGCGTCGGCGAGAGCGGCGCGGAAGGCGTGGATGCGGTCGGCGTTCGGTTCGCGATGCGGGTAAGTGAAGTTGGAGAGGAGTATTGCGGCGGCGCCTGCGACGGGGTCGGCGATGATGCTCGCCCCGGTAAAGCCCGTTTTGCCGAAGGTACGGGGCGACACGCGCGACCCCATGAACTTGCTCTGGGCAAGTTCCCAGCCGAGGGCTGTGCAGGCGCCCGCAGAAAGCGGGCCCGCGGCATTCGGGCTGGTTGCGTCGGAGTCGCCCGCGTTTGAACTGCCTGCGGGTATGAACGGCGCGGCGTCTTCCCGCGTGAACGCATTGCGGCTCACCATCTCGAGGATGCCTGCGGGTGCGACCCGAATCTCTTCGCCTGCGGCGTTGACCGCCGTCCCGTCATTCAAAACCATCTTCACGAACTTGAGCAAGTCGGGCACGCAGCTGAACATGCCTGCGCTCCCGACGGGGAAGAGTTTCCGCAGCACCCACGCGCTCTCGTCGTGGATTTCGCCGCATATCTCGCGCCCGCGGAACTCGCAGATTTCGGTCGGGGAGATTTCTTCTTTCGGGATCGGGTTCCATTCGCGGGTGAGCGGGTCCCAGCCGCTTCGCGTCATGCCGAGCGGCCCGAAGAACCGCTCGCGGCCCTGCTGCTGCAGGTCCTTGCCCGTGATGCGTTGCAGTATCATGCCGAGCAGCACGCTTGCCGGGTTCCCGTAGTTGAAATCCGCTCCGGGCGCCTTTGAGAATTTGTATGTGAACAGCGCGTCGAGGATGCCTTCGGGCGGGAGCGTGCGCAAGGTCTTCATCGGAACGCGGTAATCCAGGCTGTGCGTGAGCAGGTGGAATACGCGGATGTCGTCGCGGTAGTTGGTCTGCATTTCGGGAATGTAGTCCGCGACCTTCGTGTCGAGCCCGAGCTTGCCTTCGAGAATGTAGCAGAGCGCGAGCGTCGATGTGGGGCAGACCTTCGTGAGGCTGGCGATGTCGAAAACCGTATCCGCGGGAGTGTTGTGGGTTACGATGCGCGTCGAGCCGTCGGGCAGGATGAACCCCGCGACCGCCTTGTTGAATATACCTTCGGTTTGCGCGCGCTGTAAAAGCGCCCTGATTGCATTTTCGTCGTACATCGTGAAACCTCTTTCAAGAATTATAGCAATAATTTAAACTGGAGTTTTTTATCTTATTTGTTATGCAAGAAGAGCAAATTGACATCCTGAATCCTGACGGCACTCCTGCGGGCTATTCCTGCGGGCGCACGCGCGTGCATGCGGAAGGCCTGTGGCACCGCACCATTCACGTATGGGCGTTCAACAGTGAAGGGAAAATACTGTTCCAGCTGCGGGCCCGCGTGAAGGAAAATAATCCCGGCCTTTTGGACACGAGCTGCGCGGGGCATATTTCTGCCGGCGATACGAGCATCAACGCCGCCGTGCGCGAACTGCGCGAGGAACTGGGCGTCAAGAAGAGTCCGCGCGACCTCGAATACCTATTCGAGGTCAAGTACGCGTGCGTACTTAACGGCGGCTCCTACATCGATAACGAGTATTACGACGTGTACAGGGTGACGCTTAGCGATGAAGAGGCCCGCTCTCTCGTACCGCAGCCCGGCGAAGTCGACAGTTTCGTCTGGATGACGCGCGATGAATTTTTCGCGAAGCACAAGCTGCATCCCGAAAAGTTCGTGGAGCATCCGGAAGATTTTCAATGGCTTATGGAGAATGCCCGATGACGATGTACAAGAATGCGGCCCTCGTGTTGGAAGGCGGAGGAATGCTCGGTGCCTACCTGTCGGGCGTGCTCGACGTGATGCTCGATAATGGACTCAAGTTCGGTGGTTACGCCGGAACGTCGGCGGGCGCCACGCACCTGTGCAGCTACCTCTCCGAACAGCGCGATAGGAACAGGCGTATCGACGTTATCCATTCGGCGAGCAAGCGCTACATGGGATGGGGCAACCTCATCCGTACAGGTGAATTCTTCGAAGTCGACTACTGCTACAACCAGATTCCGCGTGTCATTGACCCGTTCGATTTCGAGAAGTTCCGCGAGAACGCCGCTCAGTCCGATTTCTATGCCACTGCGACGAATCTGGAAACGGGCGAGGGCGCCTACTTGCTGACCCGCGAACTTGACACGCCCGATGGCATGGACAGGATCCGTGCGTCGGCCTCGCTCCCGCTGCTGAGCCACATCGTGGAAGTCGACGGCATGAAACTTGTGGACGGCGGTACCGCCGACAGTATCCCGTTCGAAATCATGGCGAAGAAGGGCTTCGAAAAGCAGGTTGTCATCGTGACGCGCCCCGAGGGCTATGTCAAGGAACCGAATTCGCTGATTCCCCTGTTCAGGGTAGTCTATCGCAAGTATCCGAAGTTTGTCGAGGCCTCGAAGAACCGCCATATCCGTTACAACCAATGCTTGAAAACGCTTGACGAATGGTGCAAGCGCGGGACTACGTTCCGAATCCGCCCCAGTGCGCAGCTGAATGTTGCGCGCCTCGAGAAGGACAAGTCTAAACTCGCGCGCCTCTACGACCTCGGCGTGAAAGACGCGACCGCCCTGATGCCGCAACTCAAGGAATTTTTGGAGCGCTGATATGTCGAAAGCAATTGCCGGACACAAGTACCGCCATTATAAAAAAGAGACGATGGTCTACACCGTCGTCGCTGACGACGCCCTCGACTGCGAATCTGTAAAGCCGTTAGTCGTGTACCGCAGCGAATACGAGACACCCGACCATCCGAAGGGAACGCTCTGGGTGCGCGCCCGCGAAGATTTCGAAAGCAAGGTGACGCTCGCTGACGGCACCGTCGTCGACCGCTTCACGGAGATTTTATAAGAGAAGGAGAAAAAATGAGTTTCAAAAAAATTTCCGCTGTCGTCGCGGCGTTTGCCTTCGGGTTTGTCGCATGCGATTCCGATTCGTCTTCCGGCCCGCAAGACGAACCCTTTCTGACCAGTTCCAGTTCACAAAGTGTATCGCCTGCAAGTTCTGATGTCACACCGATGTCGAGCGATAGCGAGACAAGAGTGTCCAGCAGTGCCGACCCCGAATCCAGTTCATCCAGCGTTGCGCCGCAGCCGAGCAGCAGCGAAACAATTGTGTCCAGCAGCGGTGTTGTTGTGGAATACGGCGCGTTGCAGGACCCGCGTGACGGCAAAAGCTACAAGACCGTCGTCATCGGCGGCAAGACATGGATGGCCGAAAATTTGAACTTTGTGACGGATTCCAGTTTCTGCGTAGAAGACGTCCCTGCGAATTGCGACAAGTACGGACGCTTCTACCAGGAATTCGATGCCGAAGACGCTTGCCCCGAAGGTTGGGCGATTCCGCAGGCATCCGATTGGCGCGATTTGACCAATGCAGTGAAGGAAGAATTCGGTGACAACAACGGTTCCCTGCGTGCCGTGGGCGAGTGGGAAAACACCATCTTCGGCGATAACGTCACGGCGACTAACGCGAGCGGGTTCTCTGCGCTTCCGGCCGGATACCGCGCCAAGACAGGCGAGTACGATGGCCAGGGTACCAAGGCCTATTTCTGGGGCGAGGACAACATGAATCACTACGCGTGGATTCTCTCGAACCAATACGACCTGGACAAGGAATCGCTGATTCGCGGTTACTTCGCCTACTCTATCCGTTGCATTAAGAATTAAGAACCGCGCTTCATTTCGGCAACGATCATGCCGGTGACAGTCGCTACCGCACCCGCGATGGCGACAGCCGTGATGCGCTCGCCAAGCGCGATGACCGCCGTGATGATGGTGACCATCGGTATGGCGTAGAGGTAGTTGCTCGCAAGTACCGTGCCGATTTGCTTCATCACCTTGTTCCATACGAGGTATCCGAACAGCGACGAGAAAACCGTGAGGCACAGGAAGTTGAGCGTCACGACGGGTTCCGCAAAATTCTGCCACGGGATGTTGGCTGCTTTCGAAACGCTGCCGCCCGCTTCGATGAACAGCGCGGGGATAGACGTGAGCGCACCGTAGAAGAAAATCTTGCGCGTGATAAACAGCGTGGAATATTCACCGTTGAGCTTGCGGACGACTAGCGAATAGATGGTCCACACCAGTGCCGCGCTGATGGCGAGGAAGTCGCCGAGCGGGGAGAGCTTCAGGATGAATTTTCCGTTCAGCACCACGAGCACCATCCCGATGAACGTGATAAAGCATCCGAGAATCTGCCGCTTGCCGAGCCGTTCGCTCTTGTAGAAGAGCCCGCCAAAAATCATGATGAGCAGCGGCGTGATGCAGACGATGAGCGAGACGTTGCTCGACGGCGCGAGCGAAAGCGCCGTGTTCTCCGTCCAAAAGTAGAGCGTGCAACCCGTGACGCCACAGATAAAGAGGATCAGTTCGTGCTTCCAGTTCTTGCTGCGGAACTGCTTGTGGGATGCGATGAGCAACAGCAGGTACGTGACCACGAAGCGCATCGTGAAAATCTGCACCGCCGAAAAGCCGTGGTTCAAAAGCACCTTCGTGCTCACGAAACTCGTGCCCCAGAAGGCGACCGTCACGACGGCGAGCAGGTGCCAGAGTGCCATGTTGTTGCGCGTGGGAGTCATCACCCCCAAAAATAGATATATATTGCGATTTTTTGCGGATTTTCTAGTTATAGAAAAAATCTATAACTAGATATCAGAATTGTTTATGCAGATATTTGCATAAACGCATTGACAAGCAATAGGTTATTTCTATATTTGCCTATCAAAGAAATAGGGTGGGCGCTCCGGGGTCGCCCACTATCTATATTTGGATTTGAATTTAACAAGAGGCTAAAAATGGCTAAGACCGAAACTTTATGTGTGCAGGGCGGCTGGCAGCCGAAAAACGGCGAACCGCGCGTCCTCCCCATCTACCAGAGCACCACTTTCAAGTACGAAACCACCAACGACATGGCGGACCTCTTCGACCTGAAGGCTAGCGGTTACTTCTACACCCGTCTGCAGAACCCGACCAACGACGCCGTGGCTTCCAAGATCGCCGCTCTCGAAGGCGGTGTGGCTGCGATGCTCACGAGTTCCGGGCAGGCTGCCAACTTCTACGCGGTGTTCAACATCTGCGAAGCGGGCGACCACTTCATCAGCACTTCTGCTATTTATGGCGGTACGAGCAACCTCTTCAGCGTTACCATGAAGAAGCTCGGCATCGAATGCACGTTCGTAGACCAGGACGCGAGCGACGAAGAAATCGAGAAGGCTTTCCGCCCGAACACCAAGTGCTTCTTCGGCGAAACCGTTGCAAACCCGGCTGGCAAGGTGCTCGACCTCAAGCGCTTTGCCGATCTCGCTCACAAGCACGGCGTTCCGATGATTGTGGACAACACGTTCCCGACCCCGATTCTCTGCCGCCCGATCGACTTCGGCGTGGATATCGTGACGCACTCCACCACCAAGTACATGGACGGCCATGCTACTGCCGTGGGCGGCTGCATTGTGGATAGCGGCAACTTTGACTGGGAAGCAAACCACGACCGTTTCAAGGGTCTCACCGAACCGGATCCGAGCTACCACGGTCTCGCCTACACGAAGGCATTCGGCAAGGGTGCCTACATTACGAAGGCTACCGCCCAGCTTATGCGCGACCTGGGTTCCATCCAGTCTCCGCAGAATGCGTTCCTCCTGAACCTCGGCCTCGAAACCTTGCACCTCCGCATGCCGCGCCACTGCGAAAACGCTCTCGCTTGCGCCAAGTTCCTCAAGAACCACCCGAAGGTGGCTTGGGTCAACTACGCAGGACTCGAAGGCGACAAGTATTACGAACTCGCCCAGAAGCAGTTCAAGGGCGGCCTCCCGTGCGGCGTGCTCACGTTCGGCATCAAGGGCGGTCGTGAAAAGAGCATCCAGTTCATGGACAGCCTCAAGATGATTTGCATCGTGACCCACGTGGCCGACGCCCGCAGCTGCGTGCTGCATCCGGCAAGCCACACTCACCGTCAGCTCACCGACGAACAGCTCATCGAAGCCGGCGTCGCCCCTGACCTGATCCGCTTTAGCGTGGGTATCGAAAACATCGACGACATTATCGAAGACTTGACTCAGGCTCTCGACAAGGTGTAGTAAAGAACACTTTGTTCCTAAAGTCTGTTTCGAAAATGGAATTGTGCTGGAGCATCTTGTATTGCTCCAGCATTTTCTTTTCTTTGCCGTCGGCGTAGTTGTAGTTCAAGAATCTATGATGCGTGCTGGAATAGAATCCCCACGAATTCATGGCGGGGATTTGCTGCTGCATATCGCTTAAGAACTTGTTGTAGGCGGGCAGTTCGATGCCCGCGATTTTGTACACGTAGTTGCCTAAATAGTTGAGGCTCGTAAGCGGCACATCTAGCGATTTGGATTTGTAGTTTGTCCAGATGAAGAAGGGGACTTTGTACAACTTCTGGCGGTCGCGTAGTTTTGTGAATTCTTTACCGTAGACTTTTTTGTAGAATTCTTTGTTTAGCCCGGGGAAGTGGTCGCCGTAGAATACGATGATGACCTTCTCTTTAATTTGCTCAAAGTGCTTGATTAGGTATTTCAGGGCCTTGTCGGATTCGCGGATTAGGCCTGTGTAGAGTTCGGCATCGGGGTAGCCGGGGTATTGCTTTAGCGGCACCTGGAGTTTTTCGCTATCGGTATCGGGGATGTACCCGCTGTGGTTTTGCATGGTGACGCCGTAAAGGAATAGCGGTTTGTTTTTGTGCTCGAATTTTTCGATGATGTATTCGAACATTTCTTGGTCAGTCACGTAGTCGCGGAGTTTCTTTTTTTGCGGGTAATCTTCCAGGAAGGTCGTGGTTTCAAAGCCGAGCAGCGGCCAGATGGTTTCTCTGGACCAGCCTTGCCTATGGAACGGGTGCGTGGCGATGGTTTCGTAGCCGAGGCACCTGAGGTGGGCGGCCATGGAATAGGCGGGCGACTTGATGTACATCTGGTAAACGGAAATGCCGTGGTTGAAGAATGCCATGGAGTTGCCCGTCAGGAATTCGTATTCGGAATTGGCGGTGCCGCCGCCGTAAACGGACGAAAGCGCGAGACC harbors:
- a CDS encoding FISUMP domain-containing protein; amino-acid sequence: MSFKKISAVVAAFAFGFVACDSDSSSGPQDEPFLTSSSSQSVSPASSDVTPMSSDSETRVSSSADPESSSSSVAPQPSSSETIVSSSGVVVEYGALQDPRDGKSYKTVVIGGKTWMAENLNFVTDSSFCVEDVPANCDKYGRFYQEFDAEDACPEGWAIPQASDWRDLTNAVKEEFGDNNGSLRAVGEWENTIFGDNVTATNASGFSALPAGYRAKTGEYDGQGTKAYFWGEDNMNHYAWILSNQYDLDKESLIRGYFAYSIRCIKN
- a CDS encoding DUF1653 domain-containing protein → MSKAIAGHKYRHYKKETMVYTVVADDALDCESVKPLVVYRSEYETPDHPKGTLWVRAREDFESKVTLADGTVVDRFTEIL
- a CDS encoding SUMF1/EgtB/PvdO family nonheme iron enzyme, which translates into the protein MKTILCIVFFCCFAIASEYGVFDANGKKLTTVDVSNAEEILFIKVKNPTSFFKQKKKNVYGLKTNGMQAESENELTLQWPENTDTVWLEIEKNSRKKICFENYQIKKYHTDLANVLMKDNCIYFTSPSEIRTYQLLMMDSYNNSKTIFFAVNMKHMVFSKKKQKIGFNGGEYSLKNNSAIDSELNRIYPDPERFIEVEGEYLVDKYPITNCDFLKQMKKKMNLYETFENGQKENITSFWRNRLDRMNKGKMICESNDSAANVIYLYQALIYANQRSISEKLEPYYMFEKTNKKESILYSDSSFTISNSEKKSLVEEWFKVSINPKSNGYRLPYYDEWMFLARGGQKKGEAVWGDSSAKLEKVLKYAWFGDKASYINHMSKPVGLLKPNGYGLYDIFGLVNEFVLFPGKNPFKNLHNTPSCLKGGDYRTRLKHSYNEIYIDPYWKWINYGYSEINFGNAIGGFRLMRKIK
- a CDS encoding NUDIX domain-containing protein; the protein is MQEEQIDILNPDGTPAGYSCGRTRVHAEGLWHRTIHVWAFNSEGKILFQLRARVKENNPGLLDTSCAGHISAGDTSINAAVRELREELGVKKSPRDLEYLFEVKYACVLNGGSYIDNEYYDVYRVTLSDEEARSLVPQPGEVDSFVWMTRDEFFAKHKLHPEKFVEHPEDFQWLMENAR
- a CDS encoding serine hydrolase, which gives rise to MYDENAIRALLQRAQTEGIFNKAVAGFILPDGSTRIVTHNTPADTVFDIASLTKVCPTSTLALCYILEGKLGLDTKVADYIPEMQTNYRDDIRVFHLLTHSLDYRVPMKTLRTLPPEGILDALFTYKFSKAPGADFNYGNPASVLLGMILQRITGKDLQQQGRERFFGPLGMTRSGWDPLTREWNPIPKEEISPTEICEFRGREICGEIHDESAWVLRKLFPVGSAGMFSCVPDLLKFVKMVLNDGTAVNAAGEEIRVAPAGILEMVSRNAFTREDAAPFIPAGSSNAGDSDATSPNAAGPLSAGACTALGWELAQSKFMGSRVSPRTFGKTGFTGASIIADPVAGAAAILLSNFTYPHREPNADRIHAFRAALADAFFGAL
- a CDS encoding O-acetylhomoserine aminocarboxypropyltransferase/cysteine synthase family protein encodes the protein MAKTETLCVQGGWQPKNGEPRVLPIYQSTTFKYETTNDMADLFDLKASGYFYTRLQNPTNDAVASKIAALEGGVAAMLTSSGQAANFYAVFNICEAGDHFISTSAIYGGTSNLFSVTMKKLGIECTFVDQDASDEEIEKAFRPNTKCFFGETVANPAGKVLDLKRFADLAHKHGVPMIVDNTFPTPILCRPIDFGVDIVTHSTTKYMDGHATAVGGCIVDSGNFDWEANHDRFKGLTEPDPSYHGLAYTKAFGKGAYITKATAQLMRDLGSIQSPQNAFLLNLGLETLHLRMPRHCENALACAKFLKNHPKVAWVNYAGLEGDKYYELAQKQFKGGLPCGVLTFGIKGGREKSIQFMDSLKMICIVTHVADARSCVLHPASHTHRQLTDEQLIEAGVAPDLIRFSVGIENIDDIIEDLTQALDKV
- a CDS encoding DMT family transporter, coding for MTPTRNNMALWHLLAVVTVAFWGTSFVSTKVLLNHGFSAVQIFTMRFVVTYLLLLIASHKQFRSKNWKHELILFICGVTGCTLYFWTENTALSLAPSSNVSLIVCITPLLIMIFGGLFYKSERLGKRQILGCFITFIGMVLVVLNGKFILKLSPLGDFLAISAALVWTIYSLVVRKLNGEYSTLFITRKIFFYGALTSIPALFIEAGGSVSKAANIPWQNFAEPVVTLNFLCLTVFSSLFGYLVWNKVMKQIGTVLASNYLYAIPMVTIITAVIALGERITAVAIAGAVATVTGMIVAEMKRGS
- a CDS encoding patatin family protein yields the protein MAYGECPMTMYKNAALVLEGGGMLGAYLSGVLDVMLDNGLKFGGYAGTSAGATHLCSYLSEQRDRNRRIDVIHSASKRYMGWGNLIRTGEFFEVDYCYNQIPRVIDPFDFEKFRENAAQSDFYATATNLETGEGAYLLTRELDTPDGMDRIRASASLPLLSHIVEVDGMKLVDGGTADSIPFEIMAKKGFEKQVVIVTRPEGYVKEPNSLIPLFRVVYRKYPKFVEASKNRHIRYNQCLKTLDEWCKRGTTFRIRPSAQLNVARLEKDKSKLARLYDLGVKDATALMPQLKEFLER